Below is a genomic region from Mesorhizobium sp..
CGGCCGAGCGGGCTGAACGGCACGAAGCCGATGCCGAGCTCGCGGCAGGTTGCGAGCACGCCTCCTTCCGGATCGCGCGTCCACAGCGAATATTCGCTCTGCACGGCGGCGATCGGATGCACCGCATGCGCGCGGCGGATCGTCTCCGGGCCCGCCTCGGACAGGCCGAGCGTCCTAACCTTGCCCTCCTTTACCAGCGCCGCCATCGCGCCGACCGTATCCTCGATCGGCACGTCCGGGTCGACGCGGTGCTGGTAGAACAGGTCGATCGTCTCGATGCCCAGCCGCTTCAGCGACGCCTCGGCGACGGCGCGCACATGCTCGGGCCGGCTGTCGAGACCGGGCAGCTGGCGCGGACCCTCCGGACCCTCCTCGATCCGGAAGCCGAACTTGGTGGCGATCTTCACCTTGTCGCGCAGCGGCTTAAGCCCCTTGCCCACCAGCACCTCGTTGGTGAAAGGCCCGTAGACCTCGGCCGTGTCGAAAAAGTCGACGCCGAGTTCCACCGCGCGGTGGAGCGTGCGGATCGCGTCCGCCTCGTCCTGACCGCCATAGGCGTGGCTCATGCCCATGCAGCCGAGGCCGACGGGAAAGACCTCGAGTTCGCTGCCCAGCCTGCGTCGGTTCATCGCTCGTCTCCTTCAATGCGTGTCTGGCGGATATGGGAGGCAAGCGCCCGATTGTCCATCACGGCTTGACTTCGCGGCGGAAGTTACCATGTTCGGGCCATGAGCAAGCGCACGGCAAAAACCGTCTTCCGGATCGTTCCCATCGCAGGACGCTGACCCCAGCTCGGACACGGCTCCGGGTCTGGGGCTGTCGCTCACCACATTCATTCGCATTACATTGCGCCAGGGCAGGCCGCGTTCGCGGCCGCCGCGGCGCGCCCATTCACACGGACTCCATCGCCATGAAGAAGCCACCGATCGTCGTCAACCGCATCGACCATACCCGCCTCAGCCGGATCGCCAACGGCCTGATGGACCGCAATCCCGATCTCGCCGACGAATTGCTCGCCGAACTGGAACGCGCCAAGGTCAGGGACGAGCGGGCGGTCCCCGCCGACAGCGTGCAGATCGGGCGGACGGTCGAGTTCCGCCTCGACGACGGAGAGCCGCGGCGGGTGATGCTTGTCTATCCGGCGGACGCCGATGTCGGCACGGGCCGTATCTCCGTCCTCACCCCCGTCGGCGTGGCCATGCTCGGCCTGTCGGCGGGCCAGACGATGGAGATGACGTCCAACGACCGCCGGTCGCACCGCCTGACTATCGATACCGTCGTCCCGGCCACCGACTGACGTCGTGACGCATCACGCCACATCTCCAGCGAGCAGCGGAACTGTCGCGCCCTGCGGCGCAGGCGGTTCATCGACCATGCGGGTTCGCTGATCGCAGGCATCTGACCCCTGGCCGGCAGCGCCGGTCAGGGGGACCTCTCCACGCACAATTTTCATGCACCATCGCTGCGGCGCACCCGCCGCCTGGGGAGATCAGCCATGCCGACGGAATCGTCGTGCCGGATCACGACCAAGGACCTCGCCATCCTCGAAACCATGCTCGACCGATACAGGGGATCCTGCCCGCACTATGCAAATCTTCTGCGGCACAAGATACGCGCAAGCGAGATCTATCTGCGCGACGACATCCCTCCGGACGTCGTGACGCTGAACAGTCAGGTCGCCTACCGCATCGACGGCCATCGGGCAGGGCCGCACCTTCTGGTCCAGAGCCAGGTGCCCGAACTGCCGGGCTTCGCCCTGTCGATCCATTCGCTGCGCGGCCTGGCGCTGCTCGGAATGTCCGAGGGACATGAGACCTTGATCACTTCGCGCGGCGGCACGGAGCGGCTGCTCGTCGACGAGGTCCGCGCCCAGCCCGAGGCCAGATCGCGAAGCTTGATGCGCGCCTGAGACTTTGCCGTCGCATCCCGTGGCGACTTTCCCAGCCTCCTATGATTGTCTAATACGGTCCGACTGCGGCGCGCCTCGCGCCGCATCGAAGGTCACGGAGGGGGCGCCATGTTCCGCTGGGGGGTTCTGTCAACTGCCAAGATCGGTCGCGAGCAGGTGCTGCCGGCGATCGCCGATTCGGACAACGGCATACTTGCCGCGGTGGCGAGCCGAGACCTGGAGAAGGCCGAGGCGCTGGCCGACCGGTTCAACGCCCCGCACGCCTTCGGCTCCTACGACGATCTGCTCGCCTCCGACACGGTCGACGGCGTCTACATCCCGCTGCCGACCTCGCAGCATGTCGAGTGGGCGGTGAAGGCGGCCGACGCCGGCAAGCATGTGCTGGTCGAGAAGCCGCTGGCGCTCAAGGCCGAGGACATCGCTCAGGTCATCGCCGCGCGAGACCGCAACGGCGTGGTCGTCTCCGAGGCCTTCATGGTCCACTACCACCCGCAATGGGCCAAGGTGCGCGAGCTGATCGCAGAGGGCCGCATCGGCCGGCTGCGCCACGTTCAGGGCGCCTTCACCTATTTCAACAAGGACGCCGGCAACATGCGCAACCGGCTCGATCTCGGCGGCGGCGCCCTGCCCGACATCGGCGTCTACCCCACCGTCACCACCCGCATTGCCACAGGCAAGGAGCCGTTGCGCGTCCAGGCCCGCGTCGCCCGCGACGCCACCTTCGGCACGGACGTCTATTCCTCGGTCAAGGCCGACTTCGGTTCCTTCGAGCTGACTTTCTACCTGTCGACGCAGATGGCGGCGCGCCAGCTGATGGTCTTCCATGGCGACGAGGGGTTCATCGAGATCCACTCGCCTTTCAATGCGGGTCTCTACGAGCACCACAGGGTCGAACTGCACAACCAGGGTCACATCGAAGCGACCGTTTTCCGCTTCCCCGGCACGCAGCAGTACAGGCTGGAGGTCGAGGCTTTCGCGAAGAAGGCGCAGGGCGAGGATGTCTCCGTCTTCGCGCTGGAGGATTCGGTGAAGAACCAGAAGCTGATCGACGCGATCTTCCGCGCCGGCACGCATGACGGCTGGGAGACGGTCTGAGGCGGGTGTCCGGTCAGGCGACGACGGCCGGCCGCGCGCGGCGTCTCCCGCTCCAGCAGCTGATCTCGCGCAGGGCCTCGGCGATTTCACGCGAGGTCGCGGAGCTTTCGGGGTGCCGGATCCGCAGCTCGTCGGCAACGGCGTCCAAGGCGAAGGGATCGTAGCACAACTCGCGACGCAGCGCTGCGTCGGCGATGTCGATCGCCAATGGGAGTGTGGTCATTTACGCACCTCCTCTCCTCCTCCGCCGCCTCAACAATAGAGCCGATCGCGTCCAATTTATGGCCGACGCAGCTGAGTCAGAGCGTCCGTCCGCGGCTTCGCTCTTGAAGCGGCGCTCGGATATCCCTAGCGATAGCGTCGGGAACGGGCGAGCCTGCCCGCTGAGAGGGACCATCACATGCTGCGCAACATCGACCCGCTCCTGTCGCCGGATCTGCTGCGGATCCTGGCCGCGATGGGCCATGGCGACGAGATCGTCATCGCCGATGCCAATTTCCCCGGAGAGTCCTGCGCGCAACGGCTGGTCCGCCTCGACGGCATCGACGCGGTGCGCACCCTGCGCGCCGTGCTCAGCATCATGCCGCTCGATTCCTTCGTCGAGGACCGCGCCGTCTCTATGGCCGTCGTCGACGATCCAGAGGCCATTCCGCCGGTCGTGGCGATGTTCCAGCAGGCCATCGACGAGATCGCCGACCATCCGGCGGCGATCCAGCCGATCGAGCGCTTTGCCTTCTACGACCGGTCGCGCGCGGCCTATGCGATCGTGCAGACCGGCGAAACCCGCCTCTACGGCAACCTCATCCTGAAGAAGGGCGTGATCTTCCCGCCGACGGCGCACTGAACGGCGGGCCGGCCGCGCCTCATCCCTTAACCCCCCCTTAAAGCGCCGCATTTAGTGTCCATCGCAACGCCACGAACGACAGGGTGAGCGCGGCGGCCGATGGCACGACGGGGACATGACACGCGGATCGAGCCGAGCTTCGACGGCCCGGCGCCAAAGCGCGGCGGCGGACTGTCGCTGAGCGAGGACGACCGCCTCGTACCTTCGCCCAAGCGCGCAAGGAAGCCGAAGAAGCCCGCGCGCGAGCCCGCCCGGCGCGGACGCTCCCGGTCTCGCCGCGGCTTCGGCATGGTCGGTTCGCTGGTCTACTGGTCGCTGGTGCTGGCGCTGTGGGGCGGTATCGGCCTCGCCGGTATCGTCGCCTTCTACGGCGCGCGCATGCCGAGCGCGATCACCTGGACCGTGCCCGACCGTCCCCCCAACGTGAAGATCGTGTCGGCCGACGACAGGCTGCTCGCCAATCGCGGCATGACCGGCGGCGAAGCGTTGTCGCTGTCGGAAATGTCGCCCTACATCCCGCAGGCGCTGATCGCCATCGAGGACCGGCGCTTCCGCTCGCATTTCGGCATCGACCCGTTCGGTCTCGGCCGCGCCATGGTCACCAACGTCCTGCAGGGCCGCCTGGTGCAGGGCGGCTCGACGCTGACGCAGCAGCTCGCCAAGAACCTGTTTCTGAAGCCGGAGCGCACGCTCGAACGCAAGGTGCAGGAGGTCTTGCTCGCCTTCTGGCTGGAGCACGAATACACCAAGGACCAGATCCTCGAGATGTATCTCAACCGGGTCTATTTCGGCTCCGGCGCCTATGGCGTGGAGTCCGCCTCCCGGCGCTATTTCGGCAAGTCCGCGCGCGAGGTGACGCTTTCCGAAGCCGCTCTCCTCGCCGGCCTGCTCAAGGCCCCCTCGCGGCTGTCGCCGGCCCGCGATCCCAAGGCCGCCGAAGCGCGCGCCCAGGTGGTGCTCACCGCGATGAGCGAGGAAGGCATGATCGGCCAGAAGGAGCTGGCCTTCGCCATGAGCGCGCCGGCGACGCGGGCGGCCTCCTACTGGACGGGCTCGGAGAACTACGTCGCCGACCGGATCATGGAGGAACTGCCGGGCCTCGTCGGCGAGATCCAGACCGACGTGATCGTCGACACCACCGTCGACCTGACGCTGCAGAAGCTCGCCGAGGATTCGATCCGCAAGCTGATCGAGGAGAACGGCCAGAAGCTGCAGGTCAGCCAGGGCGCGCTCGTCTCGATCGACAATTCCGGCGCCGTGCGCGCCATGGTCGGCGGCGCCGACTATGCCAACAGCCAGTTCGACCGGGCGTCGGAGGCGCGCCGCCAGCCTGGCTCGGCATTCAAGCCCTTCGTCTATCTCGCCGCGCTCGAAGCCGGTCGCACCCCGGACTCGATCCGCAACGACGCGCCGGTGAAGATCGGCAAATGGACCCCCGACAACTACAAGGGCAAGTATCTCGGCCGCGTGACGCTGACAGAGGCACTGGCCAAATCGCTCAACTCCGTTTCCGCCCAGCTCGTCATGGAAGTCGGGCCGAAGGCCGTCGTCGAGGTCGCCCAGCGGCTCGGCGTCGAATCGAAGCTGCAGGCGAACACCTCGATCGCGCTCGGGACGTCCGAGGTGACGCCTCTCGAGCTGACCGCCGCCTTCATACCCTTCGCCAATGGCGGCTACCGGCCGGACGTGCATTTCATCAGCCGCGTCACCGACATCAACGGCAAGGTGCTCTACCAGTACCCGGCGGCCGAGGCGCCGCGCGTGGTCAAGCCTGAGATCGTCGGCATGATGAACCGGATGATGACCGAGACGCTGGCCATCGGCACCGCCCGCAAGGCAGCCTTCGGCTGGCCCGCCGCCGGTAAGACCGGCACCAGCCAGCAGTCGCGCGACGCCTGGTTCGTCGGCTACACCTCCAACCTCACGACCGGCGTCTGGTTCGGCAATGACGACGGCAAGCCGACCAAAAACATCACCGGCGGCTCGCTGCCCTCCATCGCCTGGAAGACCTTCATGGAGGCTGCGCACGAGGGCGTGCTGGTCAGGCAATTGCCCGGCATCGACCTCTACACGCCGACATCGCCGCCGGTCACCGGCGAGGAGCCGGTCGCGGGCGCGACGACGGTTCCCGTGGTCCGCCCCGCGGCGAATGTCGGCGACAAGGCCGCGCCCGAAATGGCGGGCGGCTTCGCCCCCCGGCCGGAATCTGTCCCGCGGGGCGACAAGGTTTCCTCGATCAACCGGCCGGTTCCCCCGGGCGAGGTCGGAGGCGCGCCTGTCCGGCGCGAGAAGTCGATCCTCGATGTCATCCTCGGCAACTGACGACGAGAGGTAATCGGCCGCCGTTGCCCCTTAGCGCCGCGACGCGAAGAGGCGCGGACCGAACAGGTTCAGGCCGAGGCCGGCGACGACAAGTCCGGACGCGGCGAATTTCCAGCCCTGCAAAGGCTCGCCGAGCAGCGCTGCCGACCCGAGAAATCCGAAGACGGGCACGAGCAGGGTGAACGGCGCCACGGTCGAGACCTGATAGCGGGCGAGCAGACTGCTCCACACGGCAAAACAGAACAGCGTCGACAGATAGACGATATAGGCGATCGAGCCGAGCGATACCCAGTCGAGGCCCACGAAGCTTGCAAGAAAGGCCTCGCGGTCCAGCAGCAGTGCGCAGACGGACAGGGGTGGAAGCGCGACCAGGCTCCCCCAGACAACAAGGCCGAGCATATTTACCGCCGCTGCCTGCCGGGAGATC
It encodes:
- a CDS encoding RbsD/FucU domain-containing protein codes for the protein MLRNIDPLLSPDLLRILAAMGHGDEIVIADANFPGESCAQRLVRLDGIDAVRTLRAVLSIMPLDSFVEDRAVSMAVVDDPEAIPPVVAMFQQAIDEIADHPAAIQPIERFAFYDRSRAAYAIVQTGETRLYGNLILKKGVIFPPTAH
- a CDS encoding Gfo/Idh/MocA family oxidoreductase; this translates as MFRWGVLSTAKIGREQVLPAIADSDNGILAAVASRDLEKAEALADRFNAPHAFGSYDDLLASDTVDGVYIPLPTSQHVEWAVKAADAGKHVLVEKPLALKAEDIAQVIAARDRNGVVVSEAFMVHYHPQWAKVRELIAEGRIGRLRHVQGAFTYFNKDAGNMRNRLDLGGGALPDIGVYPTVTTRIATGKEPLRVQARVARDATFGTDVYSSVKADFGSFELTFYLSTQMAARQLMVFHGDEGFIEIHSPFNAGLYEHHRVELHNQGHIEATVFRFPGTQQYRLEVEAFAKKAQGEDVSVFALEDSVKNQKLIDAIFRAGTHDGWETV
- a CDS encoding transglycosylase domain-containing protein; translated protein: MARRGHDTRIEPSFDGPAPKRGGGLSLSEDDRLVPSPKRARKPKKPAREPARRGRSRSRRGFGMVGSLVYWSLVLALWGGIGLAGIVAFYGARMPSAITWTVPDRPPNVKIVSADDRLLANRGMTGGEALSLSEMSPYIPQALIAIEDRRFRSHFGIDPFGLGRAMVTNVLQGRLVQGGSTLTQQLAKNLFLKPERTLERKVQEVLLAFWLEHEYTKDQILEMYLNRVYFGSGAYGVESASRRYFGKSAREVTLSEAALLAGLLKAPSRLSPARDPKAAEARAQVVLTAMSEEGMIGQKELAFAMSAPATRAASYWTGSENYVADRIMEELPGLVGEIQTDVIVDTTVDLTLQKLAEDSIRKLIEENGQKLQVSQGALVSIDNSGAVRAMVGGADYANSQFDRASEARRQPGSAFKPFVYLAALEAGRTPDSIRNDAPVKIGKWTPDNYKGKYLGRVTLTEALAKSLNSVSAQLVMEVGPKAVVEVAQRLGVESKLQANTSIALGTSEVTPLELTAAFIPFANGGYRPDVHFISRVTDINGKVLYQYPAAEAPRVVKPEIVGMMNRMMTETLAIGTARKAAFGWPAAGKTGTSQQSRDAWFVGYTSNLTTGVWFGNDDGKPTKNITGGSLPSIAWKTFMEAAHEGVLVRQLPGIDLYTPTSPPVTGEEPVAGATTVPVVRPAANVGDKAAPEMAGGFAPRPESVPRGDKVSSINRPVPPGEVGGAPVRREKSILDVILGN
- the rnk gene encoding nucleoside diphosphate kinase regulator, encoding MKKPPIVVNRIDHTRLSRIANGLMDRNPDLADELLAELERAKVRDERAVPADSVQIGRTVEFRLDDGEPRRVMLVYPADADVGTGRISVLTPVGVAMLGLSAGQTMEMTSNDRRSHRLTIDTVVPATD
- a CDS encoding aldo/keto reductase gives rise to the protein MNRRRLGSELEVFPVGLGCMGMSHAYGGQDEADAIRTLHRAVELGVDFFDTAEVYGPFTNEVLVGKGLKPLRDKVKIATKFGFRIEEGPEGPRQLPGLDSRPEHVRAVAEASLKRLGIETIDLFYQHRVDPDVPIEDTVGAMAALVKEGKVRTLGLSEAGPETIRRAHAVHPIAAVQSEYSLWTRDPEGGVLATCRELGIGFVPFSPLGRGFLTGAITSASAFGADDFRRKLPRFEEENIAKNLAAVEKLKAFAVGKGVSAAQLALAWVLAQGDFIVPIPGSRKIANLEANVAAVLLPLSADEVKAIGALITPADVSGSRYPEEMARQAGR